A single genomic interval of Agromyces cerinus harbors:
- a CDS encoding response regulator — protein MRILLADDDDQLQRALRITLAARGYEVVAARDGAEAIDLAANAHPDLILLDLGMPKVDGLDVIRAVRAWSKVPILVLSGRTDSAEKVDALDAGADDYVTKPFAMDELLARIRARARSTSGEADAAAYAIGSLTVDLAAKTIRSTDASGHATSVRLTPTEWRLLELFLKNPGKLLTRQMLLSEVWGPFHANDAGYLRLYVAQLRRKLEPTPSEPRFFLTEPGMGYRFEPGAVDATGA, from the coding sequence ATGAGGATCCTCCTCGCCGACGACGACGACCAGCTGCAGCGGGCGCTGCGCATCACGCTCGCCGCGCGCGGCTACGAGGTCGTCGCCGCCCGCGACGGCGCCGAGGCGATCGATCTGGCCGCGAACGCGCACCCCGACCTGATCCTCCTCGACCTCGGCATGCCGAAGGTCGACGGCCTCGATGTCATCCGGGCCGTGCGAGCGTGGTCGAAGGTGCCGATCCTCGTGCTCTCGGGTCGCACCGACTCCGCCGAGAAGGTCGACGCCCTCGACGCGGGCGCCGACGACTACGTGACGAAACCGTTCGCGATGGACGAGCTGCTCGCACGAATCCGTGCCCGGGCCCGGTCGACGAGCGGCGAAGCGGATGCCGCGGCCTACGCCATCGGCTCGCTCACGGTCGACCTCGCCGCGAAGACCATCAGGTCGACGGATGCCTCGGGGCACGCGACATCCGTGCGCCTGACGCCGACGGAGTGGCGCCTGCTCGAGCTATTCCTCAAGAACCCGGGAAAGCTGCTCACCCGGCAGATGCTGTTGAGCGAGGTGTGGGGGCCGTTCCACGCGAACGATGCCGGGTACCTGCGCCTCTACGTCGCCCAGCTGCGGCGCAAGCTCGAGCCGACGCCGTCGGAGCCGCGGTTCTTCCTCACCGAGCCCGGCATGGGGTACCGCTTCGAGCCGGGAGCGGTCGACGCCACCGGAGCCTGA